Proteins co-encoded in one Xyrauchen texanus isolate HMW12.3.18 chromosome 19, RBS_HiC_50CHRs, whole genome shotgun sequence genomic window:
- the LOC127660056 gene encoding ganglioside GM2 activator-like, with amino-acid sequence MKSHISFFITLFAAYYVFQEASCNSHSRNGWKLTKVLGFSWANCGKSDDPATMKTLNLSPDPIPIPGYLTAEASGTTSVELTSPLSVNVTLEREVAGVWVKIPCIDELGSCHYPNVCDLLDELIPPGQDCPEPLQTYGLPCHCPFKAGDYSLPSSGFNIPEVELPSWLTNGDYKVQGILGNSEKELGCIKVSFSLHSSLHK; translated from the exons ATGAAAAGTCACATTTCCTTCTTCATTACTCTGTTCGCTGCATACTATGTTTTCCAGGAAGCCTCGTGCAACTCGCACAGCAGAAACGGCTGGAAATTAACCAAG GTGCTGGGATTTTCTTGGGCAAACTGCGGAAAGTCAGATGACCCCGCAACCATGAAGACTCTTAATTTGTCCCCAGACCCCATTCCTATTCCAGGATATTTAACAGCAGAAGCATCAGGCACCACATCAGTAGAGCTTACCTCTCCTCTTTCT GTGAATGTAACACTGGAAAGAGAAGTTGCTGGTGTGTGGGTAAAAATACCTTGTATAGATGAACTAGGAAGTTGTCATTACCCAAATGTATGCGACTTGCTCGATGAACTCATCCCTCCAGGACAAGACTGCCCTGAGCCTCTGCAAACATATGGCCTGCCCTGCCACTGTCCATTCAAAGCT GGTGATTACTCTTTGCCATCATCAGGTTTTAACATACCAGAAGTTGAATTGCCTAGCTGGCTGACCAACGGCGATTACAAAGTTCAGGGCATTTTAGGAAACTCTGAAAAAGAACTGGGTTGCATTAAAGTCAGCTTCTCATTACATTCCTCCTTACACAAGTAA